One stretch of Halobacillus litoralis DNA includes these proteins:
- a CDS encoding CAP domain-containing protein, with product MIKKFFLFLVALFVIIVIATPVSAQDFWKEGPRASYERVSQHVQGLVENTDIKNEFQNFAVDVQSFFKFLEDVEWKYPDAPPEEQAASDSPTERVSEDSLSGYELKEFEQEVVALVNKEREERGLEPLQTHNRLSALANVKSQDMADKRYFSHTSPTYGSPFDMMDEFDFRYQAAGENIAAGQRTPEEVVEGWMNSDGHRANILHEDFTHIGVGYMEGGRTL from the coding sequence ATGATTAAAAAGTTCTTTCTCTTTCTTGTGGCCTTGTTTGTTATCATCGTCATTGCGACACCAGTGTCTGCCCAGGACTTTTGGAAAGAAGGCCCGCGGGCTTCCTATGAGAGAGTATCGCAACATGTGCAGGGCTTAGTAGAGAATACAGATATAAAAAACGAGTTTCAAAATTTTGCAGTAGATGTCCAGTCGTTCTTTAAGTTCCTTGAAGATGTGGAATGGAAATACCCCGATGCACCTCCTGAAGAGCAAGCAGCTTCAGATTCCCCGACTGAACGGGTATCAGAGGACTCGCTCTCTGGATATGAATTGAAAGAATTCGAACAAGAGGTTGTTGCCTTGGTCAATAAAGAGCGGGAAGAGCGGGGACTCGAGCCATTACAAACGCATAATCGTTTGAGCGCATTAGCCAATGTGAAGTCACAGGATATGGCGGACAAACGGTATTTCAGCCATACCTCACCGACCTACGGCTCGCCATTTGATATGATGGACGAGTTTGATTTCCGTTACCAGGCAGCAGGAGAAAACATTGCCGCCGGTCAACGAACCCCCGAAGAAGTCGTTGAAGGTTGGATGAACAGTGACGGGCATAGAGCCAACATCCTACATGAAGACTTCACCCATATAGGTGTAGGATACATGGAGGGGGGCAGGACCTTATAA
- a CDS encoding sensor domain-containing diguanylate cyclase, giving the protein MNAIHSLINQPAILKNLFHHLSDAVAIIQKAKGKVIFTYINATMKRAYGDLEGCALDDLYCEAKRNHIEETMERAENCRDTLVESSNLYPNPFQIPYAIQSVELQDTYFLYIKMGSTQTMKLIEEKERQRVESESRYESVVETSPDSIFLHDEEDRIIYVNQAGLDLLGAEKAVELIGRDIKKFLYNEPYEDARERLNTLLSGGYVKGPIERQIQKLDGSIMDVELHGGLVEYHQIKAVQTICRNISERRKQQHQLKEMAYHDQLTNIPNRRYFFKKLEDELKRVDQQASIFALLFFDLDNFKQINDRYGHQIGDELLVIFTKRLSQGLRKTDTLSRLGGDEFVILLSDLADTNHPRKVADRMLERVLQPIQLQGCEVEISVSIGVSIYPEHGMDQGELLTKADRALYKAKENGRSCVSVYTYGS; this is encoded by the coding sequence ATGAATGCTATCCATTCCTTGATTAACCAACCAGCGATTCTTAAAAACTTATTTCATCATCTTAGTGACGCGGTAGCCATCATTCAAAAGGCAAAAGGGAAGGTGATCTTCACCTACATCAATGCAACGATGAAGCGGGCATATGGAGACCTGGAAGGGTGTGCTCTAGATGACCTTTATTGTGAGGCAAAACGAAACCATATTGAGGAAACGATGGAAAGGGCAGAGAATTGTCGTGATACTTTAGTTGAGAGCTCTAACCTTTATCCTAATCCGTTTCAAATCCCGTATGCTATACAATCTGTAGAACTTCAGGATACTTACTTTTTATACATAAAAATGGGGTCTACCCAAACGATGAAGCTGATTGAAGAAAAAGAACGTCAACGCGTAGAAAGTGAAAGCCGTTATGAATCGGTAGTTGAAACTTCTCCGGACTCAATTTTTCTGCATGATGAAGAAGATCGGATCATTTATGTGAATCAAGCAGGATTGGATTTGCTGGGAGCGGAAAAAGCCGTAGAGTTAATAGGGCGGGATATAAAAAAATTCCTCTACAATGAACCGTATGAAGATGCACGCGAACGTCTGAATACGTTATTGTCGGGCGGATATGTAAAAGGTCCGATTGAACGCCAAATTCAAAAATTGGATGGATCGATCATGGATGTCGAGTTGCATGGAGGTCTTGTGGAATATCATCAAATCAAAGCCGTCCAGACGATTTGCCGCAACATTTCAGAACGAAGAAAACAGCAGCATCAATTAAAAGAGATGGCATATCATGACCAATTGACAAACATTCCGAACAGGCGGTACTTTTTTAAAAAGTTGGAGGATGAGCTGAAGCGGGTAGATCAACAAGCATCGATTTTTGCCTTATTGTTCTTTGACCTGGATAATTTCAAACAAATCAACGATCGCTATGGACATCAAATCGGCGATGAATTACTTGTCATCTTTACTAAGCGTCTCAGTCAGGGGTTAAGGAAAACGGATACGCTCTCTCGTCTGGGTGGCGATGAATTTGTTATTCTTTTATCAGACCTAGCTGACACCAATCATCCTCGTAAAGTGGCGGATCGAATGCTGGAGCGTGTGCTCCAACCGATCCAACTGCAAGGGTGTGAGGTCGAAATCAGTGTGTCGATTGGAGTTTCCATTTATCCTGAACATGGGATGGATCAGGGAGAACTTCTTACCAAAGCAGATCGAGCACTATACAAGGCGAAAGAAAATGGGAGAAGTTGTGTTTCGGTTTATACTTATGGTTCATGA
- a CDS encoding DEAD/DEAH box helicase gives MTEINQSWFEELSPSTKEAWQVSGYESLTKVQEQAIPFILQGTDVVAEAPTGSGKTLAYLLPLIEKVDPGQKHTQVLIMASSHELVMQIHQEVQTWTKGSGITSMTMIGGANIKRQMDKLKKKPHIVVGTPGRVYELIQKKKLKAHEIKAVIMDEADQLLVPEHIHTVEDVLKSTMRDTQTLLFSATLPDEVIEIAQTFMDEEAEVIRVTEELKKPDVTHTYIVCEDRDKIETLRKLARMEAFKGLAFMQDIAKLNVMAEKLTYKHLDIGLLHSDAKKEQRAKAIKEFRKGEYPLLLATDVAARGLDIIEINHIINLDVPKDVTSYIHRAGRTGRIGSQEGTVVSLVNPVEEKRLKKFARDLELPLHKAEIYKGKLRLRFSQR, from the coding sequence ATGACAGAGATCAATCAATCGTGGTTTGAGGAATTATCCCCATCTACGAAAGAGGCTTGGCAGGTTTCAGGATATGAGAGCTTAACGAAAGTTCAGGAACAGGCCATTCCTTTCATTTTACAAGGAACAGATGTGGTAGCTGAAGCTCCTACGGGCAGTGGGAAAACTCTGGCTTATTTACTCCCACTCATTGAAAAAGTAGATCCCGGACAGAAGCATACACAAGTGTTGATTATGGCTTCTTCTCATGAATTAGTTATGCAGATTCATCAGGAAGTCCAGACTTGGACGAAAGGAAGCGGCATCACCAGCATGACGATGATTGGTGGAGCGAATATCAAGAGGCAGATGGACAAGCTGAAGAAAAAGCCGCACATCGTAGTCGGTACACCAGGTCGTGTGTATGAATTGATACAGAAGAAAAAACTGAAGGCGCATGAAATCAAAGCCGTCATTATGGACGAAGCAGATCAACTACTTGTTCCAGAACACATCCATACAGTGGAAGATGTGTTGAAAAGTACGATGCGTGATACGCAAACGTTGCTGTTTTCCGCAACATTGCCTGATGAGGTCATTGAAATAGCTCAAACTTTCATGGATGAAGAGGCAGAAGTGATCCGGGTTACAGAAGAACTAAAAAAACCGGATGTGACTCATACCTATATTGTTTGTGAAGACAGAGATAAAATCGAGACACTGAGAAAACTGGCGCGTATGGAAGCATTCAAAGGTCTTGCGTTCATGCAGGATATTGCCAAGTTGAACGTCATGGCAGAGAAGCTTACGTACAAACACCTGGATATTGGTTTGTTGCACAGTGATGCCAAAAAAGAACAACGGGCGAAGGCGATTAAGGAATTCCGAAAAGGGGAATATCCATTACTACTTGCAACAGATGTGGCTGCAAGAGGGCTGGATATTATAGAAATCAACCATATCATTAACCTTGATGTTCCTAAAGATGTGACTTCCTATATTCACCGTGCAGGCCGGACCGGTCGAATTGGTTCTCAAGAAGGAACGGTGGTTTCCCTAGTGAACCCTGTCGAAGAGAAACGTTTGAAGAAGTTTGCGCGTGATTTGGAGCTGCCCCTCCATAAAGCAGAGATTTACAAAGGGAAATTAAGATTAAGATTCTCCCAACGTTAA
- a CDS encoding alpha/beta hydrolase — MEKITFRNNQGLKLRGVIQKGTNDKLIIMCHGFRSNRSSRGRFDRFAEHFQHLGYHVMRFDFGGCGESEDRPLSLEAEISDLTAAIDDAVSREFTEIALYGHSLGARVCLESYQPTYIKTMILTGAGTGPVTYDWTEEFTSSQLEELKETGYLKQPVQDPYREEIVISKQMLADFEQVDQEVLLSSIKCPVLIVHGDQGEEEILLPLTQKGMKWLPPSSQLTIIEGAPHSFEGYLDQVEKAAINWLHKHF, encoded by the coding sequence ATGGAGAAGATTACTTTTCGGAATAACCAAGGATTGAAACTAAGAGGGGTTATTCAAAAGGGGACAAATGACAAACTGATCATCATGTGCCACGGATTTCGTTCCAATCGCTCATCACGCGGTCGATTTGATCGCTTTGCAGAACATTTCCAACACCTCGGGTACCATGTGATGCGCTTCGATTTTGGTGGTTGTGGAGAAAGTGAAGACCGCCCGTTAAGCCTTGAAGCTGAGATCAGCGATCTTACAGCTGCCATTGATGATGCCGTTTCCAGGGAATTTACTGAAATCGCTCTTTACGGTCACAGTTTAGGAGCACGCGTCTGCCTGGAAAGCTATCAACCTACTTATATTAAAACTATGATTCTTACAGGAGCAGGGACCGGTCCCGTTACATACGATTGGACAGAAGAATTCACTTCCTCTCAACTAGAGGAACTAAAAGAAACTGGTTATTTGAAACAACCCGTGCAAGACCCTTATCGTGAAGAGATTGTCATATCAAAACAGATGTTAGCAGACTTTGAACAAGTAGATCAGGAGGTGCTGTTGTCCTCCATCAAATGCCCTGTCCTGATTGTGCATGGGGATCAGGGAGAAGAAGAAATTTTGCTGCCTTTGACCCAAAAAGGAATGAAATGGCTCCCGCCTTCCTCGCAGTTGACGATCATTGAAGGAGCCCCCCACAGCTTCGAAGGTTACCTGGACCAGGTTGAAAAAGCAGCGATCAACTGGCTCCACAAACATTTCTAA
- a CDS encoding amidase, whose translation MEIQELHQFDAIALKAKLESRELNISEVIHHYKAVMERKNPELNAVVHYINEPVNTDGYFRGLPFLIKDLNAVEGHPLSYGSKMMEGFEASGDDEIVKRFRRGGLTFIGKSNTPEFGFTPATESVHLGFTKNPWNKKYSPGGSSGGAAAAVASGMVPFAHASDGGGSIRIPASNCGLFGLKPTRGRTPFSMHLNSLAVSHGVTKSVRDSAALLDLLEGPQTGDLFATPAKEDPYAGISHEDLGSLKIAYMADFGERMPIQEGVQYAIRNTAELCESLGHEVEVAYPDFDLHRFMDAFVTVWVVGGALAVKGAAKMNGIKPNDQNLEKLLSTLIKKAEGYTAMEYEQARMFLATESVKFHSFFDQYDVLLHPVNSKSALPLGCYNGEEKTIDEILAVSADYAHLSPVANVTGQPAMSVPLYWNEENVPIGSHFTGRFGDERTLLKLASQLEEARPWWHKYNEII comes from the coding sequence TTGGAAATTCAAGAGCTTCATCAGTTTGATGCCATTGCATTAAAAGCGAAACTAGAAAGCAGAGAATTGAACATATCGGAAGTCATTCATCACTATAAAGCAGTCATGGAACGTAAGAATCCTGAATTAAATGCTGTTGTCCACTACATAAATGAACCTGTCAATACAGACGGATATTTTCGGGGGCTTCCTTTTCTTATCAAAGATTTGAATGCTGTGGAAGGCCATCCGTTGTCCTACGGTTCTAAGATGATGGAAGGTTTTGAGGCGAGTGGGGATGATGAAATCGTCAAACGCTTCAGAAGGGGAGGGCTTACCTTTATTGGGAAAAGCAATACACCTGAGTTCGGCTTCACGCCTGCTACGGAATCTGTCCATTTAGGGTTTACGAAAAACCCGTGGAACAAGAAGTATTCACCTGGAGGTTCAAGTGGAGGAGCAGCAGCTGCTGTTGCATCCGGTATGGTTCCTTTTGCACATGCCAGCGACGGAGGAGGGTCGATTCGAATCCCTGCTTCCAACTGTGGTTTGTTCGGGTTGAAACCGACGAGGGGAAGGACACCGTTTTCCATGCATTTGAACAGTCTTGCCGTCAGCCATGGGGTAACAAAATCAGTAAGAGACAGCGCTGCACTTCTTGATCTACTGGAAGGACCGCAAACAGGTGATCTGTTTGCAACCCCAGCAAAAGAGGACCCTTATGCCGGAATCTCTCATGAGGATCTCGGCTCATTGAAAATTGCTTATATGGCAGACTTCGGAGAACGGATGCCTATCCAAGAAGGTGTGCAATATGCCATTCGTAATACGGCGGAGCTTTGTGAATCGCTCGGCCATGAAGTAGAAGTTGCTTATCCGGATTTTGACCTCCATCGCTTCATGGATGCGTTCGTTACCGTATGGGTCGTTGGTGGCGCATTGGCTGTCAAAGGGGCAGCAAAAATGAATGGGATCAAGCCTAATGATCAGAATTTGGAGAAATTGCTTTCGACCTTGATCAAAAAAGCGGAAGGCTACACCGCAATGGAATACGAGCAAGCGCGTATGTTCCTAGCTACTGAAAGTGTGAAATTCCACTCGTTCTTTGATCAGTATGATGTGCTCTTACATCCCGTCAATTCCAAGTCCGCTTTACCTCTAGGTTGTTACAATGGAGAAGAAAAAACGATCGATGAGATATTGGCTGTGTCTGCTGACTATGCCCATCTTTCACCTGTAGCAAACGTAACAGGACAGCCGGCGATGAGTGTTCCTCTCTATTGGAATGAAGAAAATGTTCCCATTGGTTCTCATTTCACCGGAAGATTTGGTGATGAACGAACCCTGTTGAAGTTGGCCTCCCAGCTTGAAGAAGCACGCCCCTGGTGGCACAAGTATAACGAAATCATCTAA
- a CDS encoding ATP synthase beta subunit C-terminal domain-containing protein has protein sequence MESIHLNVALLRRRVPNLTKAARSVGLRPATVSNLCTGKIALGRTEVRTLVALASLAECSVDELIIRGEKFEMIETGIKTIDLFAPLAKGGTAGLVARPGMGQLVVLAEIFHRLKKEGYSIVMLQPEGDHPEVSDITADVDSIHLSIDEAEKAVVQASKTHEVIFVSDRSHVQKGSIYRLQEKWAGEASVTTFLVDLKGEAVDEDLPYGPLETLWQFDMDLSARHMYPAIHPIYSTSSVLEGANLDQEHFSIQQKAQKLLRRYRELKSIVRASGMDPLSDADTQLFKRGEKLESYLTQPFFVAETFTGVKGAHVPIKKMLADVRKITDGGYDHKGVDEFSMIGSID, from the coding sequence ATGGAATCTATTCACTTGAATGTTGCGCTTTTAAGAAGACGAGTGCCGAACTTAACGAAAGCGGCAAGGTCTGTGGGGTTAAGGCCTGCAACAGTTTCGAATCTTTGTACAGGTAAAATTGCGTTGGGAAGAACCGAAGTACGAACATTGGTTGCTTTGGCAAGCTTAGCGGAATGCAGTGTGGATGAATTGATTATCAGAGGGGAGAAATTCGAAATGATCGAAACGGGAATCAAGACGATCGACTTGTTCGCGCCATTGGCTAAAGGGGGAACCGCTGGTTTAGTAGCCAGACCGGGTATGGGGCAGCTGGTGGTTTTAGCGGAAATCTTTCATCGGTTGAAGAAAGAAGGATACTCTATCGTTATGCTTCAGCCGGAAGGAGATCATCCGGAGGTTTCGGACATTACGGCTGATGTAGATTCCATCCACCTCTCCATAGACGAAGCGGAGAAGGCAGTTGTTCAAGCGTCCAAAACTCATGAAGTTATTTTCGTATCCGATCGTTCTCATGTGCAGAAGGGAAGTATTTATCGACTTCAGGAAAAATGGGCAGGGGAGGCGTCCGTTACTACATTTCTCGTGGATTTGAAAGGAGAAGCTGTGGATGAAGATTTGCCTTATGGGCCTCTTGAGACCTTATGGCAATTTGATATGGATCTATCTGCACGGCATATGTATCCCGCGATCCATCCGATCTACTCCACCTCTTCCGTTTTGGAAGGTGCCAACTTGGATCAGGAACATTTTTCAATCCAACAAAAAGCTCAAAAACTGTTGCGGCGGTACCGTGAATTGAAATCTATCGTCCGTGCGAGCGGCATGGATCCTTTGTCAGATGCAGATACTCAGCTGTTTAAGCGTGGAGAGAAATTGGAGTCTTACCTAACGCAGCCATTTTTTGTAGCTGAGACATTTACAGGTGTGAAAGGGGCTCATGTCCCAATTAAAAAGATGCTTGCAGACGTAAGGAAAATTACGGATGGGGGCTACGATCACAAAGGAGTCGACGAATTCTCTATGATCGGCAGCATTGATTAA
- a CDS encoding Na+/H+ antiporter NhaC family protein yields the protein MGWISVIPFIVVIIAAIWTKQVIPSLLFAVVVAGYIIDPHWLGGMMTALGFIIEGLRDEANLKIILFLYAFSALIGLVKMSGGIKGFVKEATERIDHKKGAFILTWLSSLGTFSAPSFRIVTIGPVMKALRKNIPMTKQELGFVIETTASPLVVLIPIATAFVGYMTSVIELSLQQANTEGDAYSLYISSIPFNFFAFSMLAVGFYMSFFHKNKKPATDAENMDQEKKEDDDQWEDCHPAVTKNLPAQPWHLIVPLISVIVLTFFLMYMVGIRDGKSGFGALINANVLDAMVLAVVLTLIGFVVYLKFRNEKLRKMMNTLVDGGNEMMSVIVLLAMVWGLSSGSEALKFADTISKSFDWIPAGFVAVILFVVGCGLSYFIGSSWGTWGILMPVGISIATVAGSSLPIVIGAVFASGTFGAFASPLSDDTNTTAGILNLNPIKYAKFKLKPALIAAGFASVLYFGLSFFL from the coding sequence ATGGGTTGGATTTCTGTCATTCCTTTTATTGTGGTCATCATTGCGGCTATATGGACCAAACAAGTCATTCCCAGTCTATTATTCGCTGTTGTCGTGGCTGGTTACATTATCGACCCGCACTGGCTGGGCGGAATGATGACGGCCTTAGGGTTCATCATTGAAGGATTGAGAGATGAAGCCAACTTGAAGATCATCCTTTTTCTATATGCCTTCTCCGCTTTAATCGGACTTGTAAAAATGTCAGGCGGGATCAAAGGGTTCGTCAAAGAAGCAACAGAGAGAATCGACCATAAGAAAGGCGCATTTATCCTCACCTGGTTGTCTTCTTTAGGAACCTTCAGTGCTCCAAGCTTCCGGATCGTTACGATCGGACCTGTGATGAAGGCATTGAGAAAGAACATTCCGATGACAAAACAAGAGCTTGGTTTCGTCATTGAAACGACAGCCTCTCCCCTCGTTGTCTTAATTCCAATTGCCACAGCATTTGTTGGATATATGACTTCAGTTATTGAACTATCCTTGCAGCAAGCGAACACGGAAGGAGACGCTTATTCCTTATATATAAGCAGCATCCCGTTCAATTTCTTCGCCTTTTCCATGTTGGCTGTCGGTTTCTACATGAGTTTTTTCCATAAAAACAAAAAGCCTGCAACCGATGCAGAAAACATGGATCAGGAAAAAAAGGAAGATGATGATCAGTGGGAAGACTGCCACCCAGCGGTTACAAAAAACCTTCCTGCTCAACCATGGCATTTAATTGTTCCGTTGATCAGTGTCATCGTCCTGACGTTCTTTCTTATGTATATGGTCGGAATCAGAGATGGAAAATCAGGGTTTGGTGCTCTGATCAATGCCAACGTTCTTGATGCTATGGTGCTGGCTGTTGTCCTTACCTTAATTGGATTTGTCGTTTATTTAAAATTTCGTAACGAGAAGCTTAGGAAAATGATGAATACCCTCGTCGATGGAGGAAACGAAATGATGAGCGTCATCGTTCTTCTTGCCATGGTATGGGGGTTAAGCAGCGGATCCGAAGCATTAAAATTTGCAGATACCATTTCTAAGTCCTTTGATTGGATCCCCGCAGGATTTGTAGCCGTTATCCTATTTGTAGTCGGCTGCGGGCTATCTTATTTCATCGGGTCTTCCTGGGGCACGTGGGGAATTCTTATGCCTGTTGGAATATCGATCGCCACTGTAGCCGGAAGTTCACTGCCCATTGTCATCGGAGCTGTCTTTGCCAGTGGAACATTCGGAGCTTTCGCATCTCCTTTAAGTGATGATACGAATACGACAGCTGGAATTTTGAATTTGAATCCGATTAAATATGCAAAATTCAAGCTGAAGCCGGCTCTCATTGCGGCCGGATTCGCTTCTGTCCTCTATTTTGGTTTGTCTTTCTTTTTATAA
- a CDS encoding MFS transporter yields MTKGKSIHALIILMFTQFISGGVTNTKGIVLDQVEKDLGLDMSQFGLVVFIFQLGFTLASVLIGYYTDKKGLRTMTIIGSIIMGLGFLGTGLAPNIMFFLGFYMIVGFGLGALGVASNAIVPAAYPKKQNQMFNFAMGVYGLGMVLFPQFLNYMFQFASWRYFYIGIAVSLVAVIIYITSVAFPSGKAEKIDLKAFIPMLKDAQFVFLMIFLVFQVSAEVSFMNFFPTYLKSLDLGGMSTADKEDMVATILSVFSIFFMAGRLGIAYLTNWINERIILITFSAGALLMVGASFLVAENFPYLFAGAGLFFSTLFPTATAFGTQLSKTGGSALGLIYISAGIGGGLAGYIVGLASEAFGMAGGFSIVIVFLALMFITTFFLNNKKSSQAQA; encoded by the coding sequence ATGACAAAGGGAAAAAGTATACATGCACTAATTATTCTTATGTTTACCCAATTTATTTCGGGTGGTGTAACCAATACAAAAGGAATAGTACTGGATCAAGTAGAAAAGGACCTGGGCCTCGATATGAGCCAATTCGGTCTGGTCGTTTTCATTTTCCAACTTGGATTTACGCTTGCGAGTGTCCTCATCGGTTACTATACCGATAAGAAAGGCTTACGGACGATGACCATCATTGGATCCATTATTATGGGCCTTGGCTTTCTTGGTACGGGACTTGCGCCTAATATTATGTTCTTCTTAGGTTTCTATATGATTGTCGGGTTTGGTTTAGGGGCTCTTGGTGTTGCTTCTAACGCAATCGTTCCTGCAGCTTACCCGAAGAAGCAAAATCAGATGTTCAACTTTGCGATGGGTGTTTACGGATTAGGTATGGTGCTATTTCCGCAGTTCCTAAACTATATGTTCCAATTTGCATCGTGGCGCTATTTTTATATAGGAATTGCAGTCAGTTTAGTAGCTGTGATCATCTATATAACCAGCGTAGCTTTTCCATCAGGGAAAGCAGAAAAAATCGACTTGAAAGCATTCATCCCTATGTTGAAAGACGCTCAATTTGTTTTTCTCATGATTTTTCTTGTCTTCCAAGTATCTGCGGAAGTATCGTTCATGAATTTCTTCCCGACGTACTTGAAGTCGCTTGATCTGGGCGGCATGTCAACGGCTGATAAAGAGGACATGGTAGCCACCATCTTGTCTGTCTTCTCCATCTTCTTCATGGCAGGACGTCTTGGTATCGCCTATTTGACCAATTGGATTAATGAGCGCATCATTTTAATTACGTTTTCTGCCGGCGCTTTGTTGATGGTCGGTGCTAGTTTCCTAGTTGCTGAGAATTTCCCTTACTTGTTCGCTGGGGCAGGGCTGTTCTTCTCGACATTGTTCCCGACTGCAACAGCATTTGGTACCCAGCTATCAAAAACAGGTGGATCAGCGCTTGGACTCATATATATCTCTGCAGGAATCGGTGGTGGTCTTGCGGGGTACATTGTCGGACTAGCTTCTGAAGCTTTCGGAATGGCCGGTGGTTTTAGTATCGTCATTG